The proteins below come from a single Saimiri boliviensis isolate mSaiBol1 chromosome 16, mSaiBol1.pri, whole genome shotgun sequence genomic window:
- the SAP18 gene encoding histone deacetylase complex subunit SAP18 codes for MLAAGVGGQGERLAGRRRKMAVESRVTQEEIKKEPEKPIDREKTCPLLLRVFTTNNGRHHRMDEFSRGNVPSSELQIYTWMDATLKELTSLVKEVYPEARKKGTHFNFAIVFTDVKRPGYRVKEIGSTMSGRKGTDDSMTLQSQKFQIGDYLDIAITPPNRAPPPSGRMRPY; via the exons ATGCTCGCTGCAGGGGTCGGAGGTCAGGGCGAGCGTCTCGCGGGCCGTAGGAGGAAGATGGCGGTGGAATCGCGCGTTACCCAGGAGGAAATTAAGAAGGAGCCAGAGAAGCCAATCGACCGCGAGAAG ACATGCCCGCTGCTGCTGCGGGTCTTCACCACCAATAACGGCCGCCACCACCGAATGGACGAGTTCTCCCGGGGAAACGTACCGTCCAGCGAGTTGCAGATCTACACTTG gatggATGCAACCTTGAAAGAACTGACAAGCTTAGTAAAAGAAGTCTACCCAGAAGCTAGAAAGAAGGGCACTCACTTCAATTTTGCAATCGTTTTTACAGATGTTAAAAGACCTGGCTATCG AGTTAAGGAGATTGGCAGCACCATGTCTGGCAGAAAGGGGACTGATGATTCCATGACGCTGCAGTCGCAGAAGTTCCAGATAGGGGATTACCTGGACATAGCAATCACCCCTCCAAACCGGGCGCCCCCCCCTTCAGGGCGCATGAGGCCgtattaa